One window of Bacteroidota bacterium genomic DNA carries:
- a CDS encoding metallophosphoesterase — MREKIVLYFLVLQLLIVSGGIAQYIVPSSYSNMHFNVKGDLVFTTSTNSIVSLETKGQYQLSDFLNKVVGGTNGLHFDFKNENFEGKLAYGFINDGEWKYPLPVYFYTTLDIVKGKAFVNIKDEMRGKYDMIGWEKSGVGTIGYRVTTNDGKILYDGKISFKGFGPFNIDNTIIEGPFINKLTANSVVISFETNNKVIAHIEIGEKRHSDKKAVFHHEILIKELVAATKYDYKLITDETFQNYSFKTAPEKGSRTKFTFAYASDSRHAQGGGERNVYGTNAYIMKKIMAVSSMKEAAFVQFTGDLVSGYLIDKDEMNLQYANWKRAIEPFAHYMPVYTAMGNHEVLMRVFRDDNKGRAFLIDRFPFNTESSEAIFANNFVNPENGPDSEDGATYDPNSRTIDFPTYKENVYFYTYDNVAVVVLNSDYWYAPSLIASINTSGNLHGYLMENQIAWLRNVIKKLEKDGDIDHIFITHHTPVFPNGGHISDAMWYSGNNLPRAVVSNKPLKKGIIECRDEYLGIIVNESDKVLAVLTGDEHNYNRLKISPEMIKYPETWDKSKLKLNRTIYQINNGAAGAPYYAQEKAPWSENVGYFSTQNAVVFFKIDGKKVVMEVFNPDTLEKFDEFILRE; from the coding sequence ATGAGAGAGAAAATTGTTTTATACTTTTTAGTTCTTCAACTACTAATTGTTAGTGGAGGTATTGCACAGTACATTGTCCCCTCTTCTTATTCAAATATGCATTTTAATGTAAAAGGCGACCTTGTTTTTACAACATCAACAAATAGCATTGTTAGTTTGGAAACTAAGGGACAATATCAATTGTCCGATTTCTTAAATAAAGTAGTAGGAGGAACTAATGGATTACATTTTGATTTCAAAAATGAAAATTTTGAAGGTAAATTAGCCTATGGTTTTATCAATGATGGAGAATGGAAATATCCTTTGCCTGTTTATTTTTATACAACACTTGATATTGTAAAAGGGAAAGCATTTGTTAATATCAAGGATGAAATGAGAGGGAAGTATGACATGATAGGTTGGGAAAAAAGTGGAGTTGGAACTATTGGATACAGAGTTACAACTAATGATGGAAAAATACTTTATGATGGGAAAATTTCATTTAAAGGTTTTGGACCTTTCAATATTGATAACACCATTATTGAAGGACCTTTTATAAATAAACTTACAGCCAATTCTGTTGTAATTTCATTTGAGACTAACAACAAAGTAATTGCTCATATTGAAATAGGAGAGAAGAGACATTCAGATAAGAAAGCTGTTTTTCATCACGAAATATTAATCAAAGAACTTGTTGCTGCCACGAAATATGATTATAAATTAATTACTGATGAAACATTTCAGAATTATAGTTTTAAAACTGCTCCCGAAAAGGGTAGTAGAACCAAGTTTACTTTTGCTTATGCCAGTGATTCGAGACATGCACAAGGAGGAGGTGAGCGAAATGTTTATGGAACAAATGCTTATATCATGAAAAAAATAATGGCTGTTTCTTCAATGAAAGAAGCTGCTTTTGTTCAGTTTACAGGGGATCTTGTAAGTGGATATTTGATTGATAAAGATGAAATGAATTTACAATATGCAAATTGGAAAAGAGCAATTGAGCCTTTTGCTCATTATATGCCTGTTTATACTGCAATGGGTAATCATGAAGTACTAATGCGTGTTTTTAGAGATGACAATAAAGGAAGAGCTTTTCTAATTGACAGATTTCCATTTAATACCGAATCATCGGAGGCGATTTTTGCTAATAATTTCGTAAATCCTGAAAATGGTCCTGATTCTGAAGATGGTGCAACTTATGACCCTAATTCTAGAACTATTGATTTCCCTACTTATAAAGAAAATGTATATTTTTATACTTACGATAATGTTGCAGTTGTTGTTCTAAATTCTGATTATTGGTATGCTCCATCACTTATTGCATCAATTAATACAAGTGGGAACCTACATGGTTATTTGATGGAGAATCAGATAGCATGGTTAAGAAACGTAATTAAAAAATTGGAAAAAGATGGCGATATTGACCATATTTTTATAACACATCATACCCCTGTTTTTCCTAATGGTGGACATATTAGTGATGCTATGTGGTATAGTGGGAATAATCTTCCTAGGGCTGTTGTTTCAAATAAACCGCTTAAAAAAGGGATTATCGAATGTAGGGACGAATATCTCGGTATTATTGTAAATGAAAGTGATAAGGTGCTTGCAGTTTTAACAGGTGATGAACATAATTACAACAGATTAAAAATATCTCCTGAAATGATAAAATATCCTGAAACATGGGATAAATCAAAATTGAAACTTAACAGAACTATTTATCAAATAAATAATGGTGCTGCCGGTGCTCCTTACTATGCACAGGAGAAAGCTCCATGGTCAGAAAATGTTGGTTATTTTTCTACACAAAATGCAGTTGTGTTTTTTAAAATTGATGGCAAAAAAGTTGTAATGGAAGTGTTCAATCCGGATACGCTGGAAAAATTTGATGAATTTATTTTAAGAGAATAA